The sequence below is a genomic window from Nostoc flagelliforme CCNUN1.
CACCTGAGTTTCGTGGTGGCAGTGACCCTGCCTTTGTCGTCACTGGTCTGGGTGGAAACTTTTTCATTCTGGGTACAGGAGCGGGGGGTTCTAAATTCCCTAATCAGCCGTTTAACGGCAGTATCTTTCTCTTACCCAGGACTGGTGGTCAAGCAAAGTCGGTAGCACTAATCCCGTTTCATTTTGCTGCCGACCTTCGGCGTCCACAAGAACTATTCATCAATCGAGGTGAGGCGAGTTTCTCACGCTCTGCCGTTGAACGCCTTGACCTGAAAACCAAGAAAGTTCGGACTGTCATTGATAACATTCCTGGTGCTTCATCTGGACTGGTGGTTGACCGTCACGGTAACATTTATACCGGAATTGGTCTTGATCCAAATGGAGCGCGGACAGGAGAGATTCGGCGTTTCTCGCGCAGGGACATTAATCGGGCAATCCAAACACAAGTGCCACTCAATTTTGATAGTGACGGTGTGTTTGTAGCCAAAGTCTTAAGCGCTGGTAATCTTGTCTTTGATCAACAAGGTGATCTTTGGGTCGGGGGTGGTGACATAGCTGGCGGCGGACAACAGGGTTTTATTGCTGAGATTGATCCGCAAACAGGTATAGTAGACACGTCCTAAAATTTACAAAGCAGTCTGTGTCTGGCTTTCCATAGT
It includes:
- a CDS encoding NHL repeat-containing protein, whose translation is MLSLATVTIEILFSPVSKVLAQNVTLPPPESGSFSTAFDFIPDGRLVIFTGTEVRIQTQQGSSNFDLIGNLPPEFRGGSDPAFVVTGLGGNFFILGTGAGGSKFPNQPFNGSIFLLPRTGGQAKSVALIPFHFAADLRRPQELFINRGEASFSRSAVERLDLKTKKVRTVIDNIPGASSGLVVDRHGNIYTGIGLDPNGARTGEIRRFSRRDINRAIQTQVPLNFDSDGVFVAKVLSAGNLVFDQQGDLWVGGGDIAGGGQQGFIAEIDPQTGIVDTS